A window of Elusimicrobiota bacterium genomic DNA:
CAGGCGCTTCAAAATCAATGGATGAATCATGCCCGCGCCGAGCATTTCGATCCATCCGTTTTTGCACGTGGGGCAGCCCTTGCCCTGGCAGCGGAAACAGCGCACCTCAACCTCGCAGGAGGGCTCGGTGAACGGAAAATAACTGGGCCGAAAACGGATGGCCGTCCCCCTGCCGAAAAGCTCGCCGGCCCAAAGTTCAAGCGTCGCCTTCAAATCAGCGAGACTGCAATGGGAATCGACATAAAACGCGTCGATTTGGTGAAAAACGGGCAAATGCGTGGCATCCACGGCCTCGCTGCGAAACACCTTGCCGCAGGTCACCACGCGCCAAGGCGGAGGGCTGTTTTTCATGATGGGGATCCAGACCGGGGTCGTGTGCGTGCGCAATAACCGCTTCCCGGATGTTTGGCCGGCGCCTGTTTCCAGATAAAGCGTGTCATGCATGTCCCGGGCCGGATGATCCTCGGGGATATTCAGCATGGTGAAATTGTTTTCATCCGTCTCGATTTCGCGGCCTTCCACATAACGAAAACCAAGGCGGGAGAAAACCTCAAGGATGCGCTCCGCAACAATGCCCAAGGGATGGCGGCGGCCTGCGGGCAGGGACAAGCCGGGCAAAGACAAATCTTCGGCGGAAGCCTTATCCAGGAGGAATTTTCTTCTCAATTCCCCGGCGCGCGCGTCAAAGGCCTGTTCCAACGCCTGCCTGGCCGCATTGGCTTTGGAGCCCAAATCGCGCTTCTCTTCGATGGACATGTGGGCGAGCGAGCGCAACAACAGGCTTAACTCGCTTTTACGGCCCAGGGTTTCAACGCGCAAATCCTCGAGAGCTTCGAGGGTTGCGGCTTGGGCGAGCGAACGGAGGGCTTTTTCTTTTAGCTCGTCGATCTGGCTTGCCGAGGACGGTTTTGACGCGGAGTCCTCAGGGAGCGGACGCGGCTTCGCCACATTACGACGTCTTGGCCAAATCCAACAGCGCGCCGAAATTTTTGGGGTCGCTGACCGCCAGATCAGCCAGGCTCTTTCTATTTAGGTTGATGTTGTTTTTCTTCAAAATAGAAATAAACCGGGAATAGCTCAGCCCCGCCTCGCGCGTGGCCGCGTTGATCCTGGTGATCCAAAGGCTGCGGAAATCCCTCTTTTTCTGGCGCCGGCCGAGATAGGCGAAGCGCAGCGAACGCTCGACCTGCTGTTTGACTTGCCTCCAACGCCGGCCTCGATCAGAGTAATAGCTTTTGGCGATCTTAAAAACTTTCTTTTTTCTACGTCTGGTGTAAACGCCGCTTTTGACTCTCATTGCCGATTAACTCCTTTCTAATTGAAATCCTAGGCGTAAGGAAGCAGGGTTTTAATAACGTCAGCATCGCCCTTGGGCAGTTGCCCTCTTTTACGCCTTGAACGCCCCAAATTGGAACTCCACCCGGCCAATAAATGGCGGGAGCCTGATTTTTTGTAAAGCACTTTGCCTCTTTTCGTTACTTTAAAGCGCTTCTTCGCTCCACTATGCGATTTCAATTTGGGCATTGTTATTCCTCTTTCCGCCGCTATTTCGGCGATAAAATCATCATGAGCCTCTTGCCTTCCAAGTGCGGCTCTTTGTCCACTTTTGCCTTATCCTTCAATCTCGTTTTAATACCGTCCATCAACCGGCGGCCGATATCCGGGTGCGTGATCTCCCTGCCCCGGAAAAAGACCGTGATGCGCACCTTGTCATGCTCGGCCAAAAACTCTTCGACATGCTTAAGCTTGGTCTCCAGATCATGATTGTGCACCGAGGGCCGGAAACGGACTTCCTTCAACTCCCCGGACTTCTGCCTCTTGTGCGTATCTTTCCACTTTCTGATCTGATCGTACTTAAACTTGGCGAAATCGATGATCTTGCACACCGGCGGGTTCGCCTGGGGCGCAACCTCGACTAAATCAAGCCCGTGGGTTTCCGCCAGCCTCACCGCCTCATGGATGGGTTTAATGCCCAACTGAACGCCCATAGGATCGATGAGACGGACCTGAGAAGCCCGTATATCGCGATTAATCCTCCAACGCGGCAGCGAAATATAAATCGGAGTTAACGGCCTCCCGGCCCTGTTGTCTTAATCATGCTTGGTAGGAATTTTACCTAAAAAATACGGTCGTCAAACAAGCCCCGCGCACCTTTAAACACGAACGACAAAATTCCCCATAAGATTTTGAATAACCCGCTGCAAAATGGGGTTAGGTTTGGGATGTCTTCCGGAAATAAACCAGACACATTCCTTAACGCCGACGGCTTTGCGGTGCAAAGCCACCAGGCGGCGGCGCGCTAAATCATTGCGCGCCGTCAAAGCATCCATGGCCGCCACTCCCTGCCCGCGCAGGGCTAAAAAACGAATGAGCTCGGCATCCTCGATCTCCGTTTCCACTAATACGGAAATTTTATGACGCCACAGAAACTGATCCACCTCCTTGCGGACGGGATTCTCGGGGGCCATCAAAAGCATCGGCAGCTTGGAGAGGTCCGCCGGAAACCGCCGGATCTTGGCCTTGAGCCTCGGCGGCGCGACAAAATAAACGGGGATCGTTCCGGCCAATCGGCTCCTGAACTCCACGCCCATTTGCGGCGAGAAGTCCACGTTGGAGACGACCAAATCCAATTTATGTTTTTCCAATTGTTCCCTCAGTCCTTCGGCCGAGCCGCCTAAAATGCTGGTCCGAATCCGGCGGTTTAGACCGTAGGCGCGCTCAAGGATCTGCAGCACGACGTAGCGGGAAATCGGCCCCGCCACCCCCAGGCGAAAGAGCGCGGGCCTGACCGTTCGTCCCGGCTGCAACGCCGCGACCAGTTCGTCGCCTTGAGAAAATATCCGCTCGCAGTAATCGAAAGCGATCCTGCCTTCCTGCGTCAGCCTGACGCCCCTGCGGCTGCGCTCAAAAAGCCTCCTTCCCAGCGAGCGCTCCAACTGCTTGATCTGCAGGCTCAACGTAGGCTGAGCCAGGTACAGACGGCGGCTCGCCGCTCCGATGCGTTCCAGTTTCGCCGTGATCCAAAAATAATAGAGATGGTGATAATTGATCGGTATCATTTATTTAATAAATGAAAAATATTTAATTTATAAGTTATATAAATCATTCTATATCATAGTAGAATAATTTTTAAAGAAGCTTGCGGCAATAGGGCCGTCGTTTCTTCCGGACGATCGAAATTTAGACTGATGACATGTTGATGAATAAAAAACCGTGCCGCCTCACGATGGCAGGCTTGGCGTTTCTTCTGATTTGCTCCCATGGCAACGCCGAGTTCATGAGCCTTGCATCGAATAAAGCCAACATCAGGAAAGGGCCGGGAACCGAATATCCCGTGATCTGGCAGGCTTGGCGTTTCACGCCTTTTGAAATTCTGGAACTGGGCAATGAATGGGCCAAAGTAAAGGACTTTGAAAACGATATCGGTTGGATTCATCAATCGCTGCTCTCGGATGTCTCCACGGTTATCGTGATGGGTAAATTCGCCAATATCCGCAAGGGCCCAGGCTTAAAGCACGCCGTCTTATGGATCGCGTACCGCGGCTATCCCCTGAAAGTGCTCGATCGCGAAGAAGATTGGCTGAAAGTTTCCGATGGAAAAAAGATCAAAGGATGGATTTTTAGGACGCTTGTTTGGGGAAGCACAAAAGAAGGAGGAGGTTAATACCAATGATGCGATATGCAGAATTGATCACAAAACTATGCCTTATAGCGGCCCTATGCGGCTGCTCGGCCGCGAAAATGGCGGGCAAGACGTCCGGTCAAACCCAATCCCCCGCCGGACACGCGCCTGAAGCCGCCATCCATGGCTCGGAATTCACAAGCACTGCCGAGCTTAAAACCATCCATTTCGATTTCGACCGCTATGATCTCACTAAGGAAT
This region includes:
- the pheS gene encoding phenylalanine--tRNA ligase subunit alpha, yielding MAKPRPLPEDSASKPSSASQIDELKEKALRSLAQAATLEALEDLRVETLGRKSELSLLLRSLAHMSIEEKRDLGSKANAARQALEQAFDARAGELRRKFLLDKASAEDLSLPGLSLPAGRRHPLGIVAERILEVFSRLGFRYVEGREIETDENNFTMLNIPEDHPARDMHDTLYLETGAGQTSGKRLLRTHTTPVWIPIMKNSPPPWRVVTCGKVFRSEAVDATHLPVFHQIDAFYVDSHCSLADLKATLELWAGELFGRGTAIRFRPSYFPFTEPSCEVEVRCFRCQGKGCPTCKNGWIEMLGAGMIHPLILKRLGHDPKQWRGFAFGLGLERVAMVCWGVPDIRLFYENNLEFLEQFKGL
- the rplT gene encoding 50S ribosomal protein L20, with the protein product MRVKSGVYTRRRKKKVFKIAKSYYSDRGRRWRQVKQQVERSLRFAYLGRRQKKRDFRSLWITRINAATREAGLSYSRFISILKKNNINLNRKSLADLAVSDPKNFGALLDLAKTS
- the rpmI gene encoding 50S ribosomal protein L35, which gives rise to MPKLKSHSGAKKRFKVTKRGKVLYKKSGSRHLLAGWSSNLGRSRRKRGQLPKGDADVIKTLLPYA
- a CDS encoding translation initiation factor IF-3 — translated: MSLPRWRINRDIRASQVRLIDPMGVQLGIKPIHEAVRLAETHGLDLVEVAPQANPPVCKIIDFAKFKYDQIRKWKDTHKRQKSGELKEVRFRPSVHNHDLETKLKHVEEFLAEHDKVRITVFFRGREITHPDIGRRLMDGIKTRLKDKAKVDKEPHLEGKRLMMILSPK
- a CDS encoding LysR family transcriptional regulator → MIPINYHHLYYFWITAKLERIGAASRRLYLAQPTLSLQIKQLERSLGRRLFERSRRGVRLTQEGRIAFDYCERIFSQGDELVAALQPGRTVRPALFRLGVAGPISRYVVLQILERAYGLNRRIRTSILGGSAEGLREQLEKHKLDLVVSNVDFSPQMGVEFRSRLAGTIPVYFVAPPRLKAKIRRFPADLSKLPMLLMAPENPVRKEVDQFLWRHKISVLVETEIEDAELIRFLALRGQGVAAMDALTARNDLARRRLVALHRKAVGVKECVWFISGRHPKPNPILQRVIQNLMGNFVVRV
- a CDS encoding SH3 domain-containing protein; protein product: MNKKPCRLTMAGLAFLLICSHGNAEFMSLASNKANIRKGPGTEYPVIWQAWRFTPFEILELGNEWAKVKDFENDIGWIHQSLLSDVSTVIVMGKFANIRKGPGLKHAVLWIAYRGYPLKVLDREEDWLKVSDGKKIKGWIFRTLVWGSTKEGGG